AGCACTTCACGTTGTAGCCGAGTTCGGCCAGAGTCGCAGCGGCGGAACCGCCGGCCAGGCCGGAACCCACGATCAGGACGGTGTACTTGCGCCTGTTGTTCGGGTTGATCAGCTTGGCTTCAAGCTTGTACTTGGACCATTTGTCCTGAATAGGGCCGGAGGGGATATTGGCGTCCGGCATCCAATCGCTTACGGGAAAATTAATCATGTCTTTGCAGTGAGTTGAGGTTATTTGATGATACCCAAAAGAACCGACACCGGCACGGAGATGAAGCCGGCGCAGATCACCACGCCGTAAGCGATGGCGATGAAGTTGTACACGGGGCGGATTTTCCGGGAGTCAAGGCCCACCGTCTGGAAGATGGACTGCACGCCGTGGCGCAGGTGGCTGAAGAGCATCAGGATGGCCAGGATGTAGAACGCAGAGCACCATACGTTGCTGAACCCGTTGACAATCATCCTGTAAACGTCGAATGTCTCCACGTTGCCGTCGGAGATGTAGGCGACGTATTGTGCGGGATCATAGCCGACGCGCAGGGTGTATTGGTAGAGATGGTAGATCAGGAACACCAGGATGGTCAGGCCGGTGTAGATCATGTAGCGGGAGGAGAGCGTCGCCTTGATCGTGTTCTTGAACACATAGGGTTCACGGGCCGCGTTGTTCTCCAGCTTCAGTTGGATGGTCAGCCAGATGTGGATGATGAAGATCACCGCAAGGCCCAGGCGGATGCCCCACAGGGCGGCTTCCGGCATGGAGTGCAGGCCGTGGGCGTATGTGTTGATCCACTCAGGCCCTCCGAAGATGAGGAGGTTGCCTGCCAGGTGTCCCGCAAGGAACAAGACTAAACATAACCCCGTCAGAGCCACAATGATTTTGCGGCCGATGGAGGATGTCACGAATGTACATATGGTTTTTACTAGTGCATTCATAGGCGCTCTAATGAAATAAATGCGTCTCCACAGGATGACGGATTCAGGTTCGGATGGCAAGCCTCTTCTTGAATTCCCGGTGCTTTTCGGATTTTCGCAAAGGCGCGGGAACCCCTTGCAAATCACTAGTTTGGAATAGTTATAAATTTGTTACCCATTCCGGCTTGACTGGGCTTTCCGCACGGGCGTATCGTCACTGCATGAAAAGGAGCAAAAAAGAGGTTCTGGACGCGGACTTTGCCGCGGCGCGTGCGGGCGTGCTGGATGTAGCCGCATTTCTGGACCGTGTGGATAGAGGAGAAGGAGAAGCCGATTTCCGCTACCGGGCATTGCTGGAAGTACTCCCGCTGCTGTCCGTCCCCGGCCCCGGGCGAGCCCGCGCCGTGCTGGAAGCGCTTTCCTGCCGGGATGCCGCCATAGCTGAAACCGCCGCCTCCAAGGCTGCCTGCGGAGCACCGAACCCGAACAAATAACCGTCATGGCTTTCATTGAACCACATATTCACATGGTGTGCCGCACCACGGACGAATACCGCTCCATGGCCCAGGCCGGATGCCTGGCCGTGGGGGAACCCGCCTTCTGGGCCGGGTATGACCGTTCTTCCGTGGACGGGTTCCGAGATTACTTCGTCCAGCTTACGGAATGCGAGCCGGCCAGGGCAGCCAAATTCGGCCTGGATCATTATACCTGGCTGTGCATCAACCCGAAGGAAGCGCAGGACGTAGTCTTTGCGCGGGAAGTGATGAAACTTATTCCCGAGTTCATTGACCGGCCCAATGTCCTGGGCGTCGGGGAAATCGGACTGAACAGGAACACGTCACGGGAACTGGCCATTTTTGAAGAGCATCTGGACCTGGCCATCCGCCTCAACCAGCTTGTCCTGATTCACACTCCCCATCTGGAAGACAAGCTCAAGGGGACCAACATGATTCTGGATGCCCTGAAAAATCGTCCGGAACTGGAGCCGGGCCGGGTATTGATTGATCATTGCGAGGAACACACGTTCCCGCTGGTGAAGGATGCCGGTTACTGGGCAGGCCTGACCCTGTACCCGACCAGCAAGCTCAATCCCAAACGTGCGGCGGATATTCTGGAAATGTACGGAACGGACCGGGTCTGGGCCAATTCGGCGGCGGACTGGGGAGATTCCGATCCTCTGGCGCTGACTGCTCTGGCCTGCGAACTTTACGGGCGCGGTTTTTCCCGGCCGGAAGTGGATCGCCTTCTTTTGTCCAATCCGGAGGCGTTCATGAGCCAATCTCCCAAGTTCCGGAAGGTGTCCGCCCGGCTGGGTTAGGGAAAATTTCCGTTCCCCCTGTCCCTGCCTGGAAACAGGGCAGGGGGGAATAGCGGCATTTACCCGTTTCTGAAAACGGGAGGGAAGCGGTGGAAATGAGCTATCAGCAGGGTTGCTGTAGTGCCCGGCGGCTCTGTCTGCCGGGTCCGGAAAACTCTAAGACTTTCCGTTAGCGCAGAAAAAGAAGGATGCCGGTCAAGGCTTCCACTCGTTGATGGCACGGGCGACTTCCACACAAAATTCGCGGACGCGGTTTTGGAGCCGTTCATTGTCCTGCGGGTTGGAAGCGGCGAAGGCCGGTTCCACCAGAACGGCGGGCATTCTGGTTTTGGCGAAGTAGGAAACGGCTCGTGCGCTGTGTCTGTTGACCGGTTTTAATCCCCGGTTTTTCAGTTCCAGAACTTTCACCATGGCATCGTTTACCAGCGCGGCTGCCAGTTTGCCTTTGGGAGAACTTTCCCAGTACAGGGTCTCCGTGCCGGTGGCGGCGGGAGAATCCGCGCTGTTGAAATGGAATTCAATGGCCAGGTCCGCTCCGGTGCTGTTGCAGGCCGCGGCCGCATGTCCCGGAGTGGTGCCTCCGGCATCGAAACGGTTGACAATGGGCGCCTGGTGCCCCATCTGCTGAAGTTCCTCCTGCAGCAGGGGCAAATGATGCTTCCAGAAAGAATATTCGGAATATTTTTTATCATATGTTTCCGCTCCTCCGTCTTTTGGGGAGTGGCCGATGGATAAGGCAATTTTCATGGCGATGTGTTGTCGGGATTGTTAATTGAGCCGGGCTCCTTGGACCCATGAATGACAGACTAGGATAAAGACGGCGGGAAATCAATGTGCGTAACACGTTTTGAAGATATTGCCGCCGGAGCGGAAGCCCTTCAGGAGGAAATTTTTCCGTTAAAGATACCGCAGGAATAAACGGACGGTATGAAAAGAAAAATTCCGCTTTTCTGGTTCAGGAAACGCCTGGGAATGTACCGCGGCATTTGGAAATGTGCGGAACGGAAGAAGAGCAGCTGTGCATGAATGCAAACAGTACCGGAAAAGAATACCCTTCAGTATCGCCTGCCTTGCGTAAACATTTTTAGAGATGAAAAAAGGACTGCCCCGTATTTGGCGGAGCAGTCCCGAAAGAAAGATTAAAAAGGATGGAAAGCCTATGCTCTGCGGCGGCGCATCATCAGGGCGGCCAGTCCCAGCAGGCTCAGGGAAGCAGTGGCGGGTTCCGGAACGCTTGCTATTTCAGCCATGAGCTGGCCTATCTGCTCTTGTGAAAGCGCGGAATCATGCACATAGAGCTGTTCAATGGCGTCCGCCATTCCCGCGTTAATCAGGAGCTGGGTGATATCCACATTGCCGAATTTCAGAGCACCAGCAGTATAATAGGCGGACTCGTCCCCCAGATAAATGCGGGTTCCGGATTCTCCGGTAACCACGGAAATGGTCAGCGTGCCTTCCGTACCCAGGGTTGTCGTCGTAGGGCCGCCGGAATAGGCTCCATTGTTCCACAATCCCTGCAAGGTGCGGTTTGAATTGAGGCCCACACCCCAGCTCGTACTTCCGCCTTTGGCGTTGAACAGAGCGGTGTAGCTTTCAGGGGTATTGAGTTTTGACAAATCCAGGACCATGGAAACGGTCATGTTGTTGCGCGTGCCGGAACCGGAAACGGGCGTGCTGAATTTGACGTCGGGACCGGACAGGAGCAAGTTGTCGCCACTTGTGGTGATTGTGACGGAGTCCCGCTGGGTGCCGAAATCGGCAATGCGGGAATCAAAATCGGAATATCCCACGATCGACTGATCCAGAAGAGTAGTGGCTGCGGAGGCGGCTACGCTGAGACCTGCCGTAAGCATTAGAATGGACAATGTTTTCTTCATGGCTGGCTTTAAGAAGGGTTGCTTGTTTCCTGCCTACATAACGGTTTTGGAATCCGCCAACAACCAAAAATATTAACTGTCAATATTATGTTTACATAAAAAATTAACATTCATTGGCTTGTTGTAGAACTGGTTCTTTCTTTCAGAGGGCTTGTTATCCCTCGTTTTACATAGATTTCATAATTTCTTCAGTCTGCATGAAAAACAGGCCGGATTCCAAATTCGCATGAGTGAATTTCAAATGCGTTATTTCATCTGGAACAGCAGGAACAGTATGAAGAAAATATTGATCAACCTGCTGATATTAAAGGGACGGAGTTCTTGATAAAATCAAGAGATGGTCATTCCTTTTTATGGAAACCTGTGGGAAACGGCTTTGGAATCTGCCACGGCAGCTTTGAATCTTCCAGATCCGGCTGCGCTGCTGATGCCTTGCCGCAGCGTGCATGAACGCTCCATTGATGGATTATCCTTCAGCCCCGGATTGTTGATCCGAAAGCCAGGCAAGGATAAGGTACCGGATAGGCCATTATTCCATAAACGAGTCGGAGGAATATGTTGGAGCACTCCGGATGTGCAGTCATTCGCCGATTGAAGCGGCGGTGCACGGAGAAGAGTTGCCTATGGTTCCCCTTTGGAAAAATTCCAGAGGCGGTGCATGGTGATCACGTCCGGAATGTGCAGGGGGCGTACCACGCGGAAGCCGATCATTCCGCCGTCCGTCAGGTACCAGATGCTTTTGGGGTTCTGCGGGTCCTGCCGGTTCCAGGCAGGCGTGCTGGCGCGGCGTGCGGCGCTCCGCAGGCGGTCCGGATCATCTTCCCATGAACCGCCCCGGACGATGTGGGGCGTTCCGGGACGGATGACAAGCGGGTCTTTCACGGAACTCCCGGCTCTTTTTCCGTAAGCGTCAGGTACGTAGGAATCCAGAACCCATTCCGCCACGTTTCCATGCATGTCGCGCAGGCCCCAGGCATTCGGTTCCCTGGTTCCCGTTCGCTGGTAGCGGTCGTTGGAGTTGTCCCAATACCATGCGTACCGGTCCAGCCGGTCTTCTCCACTGCCGTAGCAATAAGCGCCGGAATTTCCGGCGCGGGCGGCGTATTCCCATTCCGCTTCCGTGGGAAGACGGTAGTAATGCCCCGTCTGGGCGCTCAGCCATTCGCAGAATTTGCTGGCGGCGTGATGGGACATGGAAATGGCCGGTATGCCGTGTTCATAGCCGTGGCCCATGCCCAGGTTCATGGCGGTATAGGGCGCCGTGGGCTGCGTAACGGCATCCCAGAGCTCGTCGTCCGGCTGCTCTTCCAGCAGCTGGCCGTCTTTGGCACGCGGGCGTCCGTTTTCCATGAAGGCAGTATAAAGCTCCCAGGGGATTTCCATTTCCGAGATCCAGAAGGGAGAAATGCTCACTTCATGCTGCGGGCCTTCGTCCGGCTTGCGGTGGGGTTCGTCCTCCGGGCTTCCCATCAGGAAGGAGCCCCCCGGAATGGCAATCATGCGCAGGGAAGCTCCCGCCGCGGGCACGGCCTCCGTATAGGATTCAAACCGGGCCGGCGTTCCCGTTGATTCAATCAGTTGATGAATTTGGCGCGTGGTTCCCACCAGTTCTGGAGAAGGCAGGTCGTCGGGGATGGGAAGTGCCGGTCCCGCGGCGCGTTCCAGTTCCCGTTTTTGCAGAGCGGAGCGGCTTTCCCCCCACTGGCGCGCGCCGGTAATGCGCGCGGCATCTTCCGTGGCCGGCCTGGGGCCGCCGTCATCCCGGCACCCTGTCAGCAGGGCGCCTCCTCCGAGGAGGCAGGAAACAAGGAAAATGCCGCGCATGGAAAAGTGATATCCGGACCTTACATCGTCATGCCGCCGTCGCAGGTGATGACCTGTCCGGTGATATAGCGGGCATCGTCGGAGGCAAGGAAAGCGGTAAGGGAGGCGATGTCATTCGGCTCTCCAAGGGAACCCAGAGGAATCTTCTTGAGCATTTCCTCCTTGATCTTTTCCGGGATGGCGTCCGTCATGTCCGTGGCGATGAAGCCGGGCGCAATGGCGTTGCTCGTCACTTTACGGCTGGCGAATTCCTGGGCAAGGGACTTGGTAAAGCCGATGAGGCCTGCCTTGGAGGCGGCGTAGTTGGC
This genomic stretch from Akkermansia biwaensis harbors:
- a CDS encoding succinate dehydrogenase cytochrome b subunit, with the protein product MTSSIGRKIIVALTGLCLVLFLAGHLAGNLLIFGGPEWINTYAHGLHSMPEAALWGIRLGLAVIFIIHIWLTIQLKLENNAAREPYVFKNTIKATLSSRYMIYTGLTILVFLIYHLYQYTLRVGYDPAQYVAYISDGNVETFDVYRMIVNGFSNVWCSAFYILAILMLFSHLRHGVQSIFQTVGLDSRKIRPVYNFIAIAYGVVICAGFISVPVSVLLGIIK
- a CDS encoding TatD family hydrolase; this translates as MAFIEPHIHMVCRTTDEYRSMAQAGCLAVGEPAFWAGYDRSSVDGFRDYFVQLTECEPARAAKFGLDHYTWLCINPKEAQDVVFAREVMKLIPEFIDRPNVLGVGEIGLNRNTSRELAIFEEHLDLAIRLNQLVLIHTPHLEDKLKGTNMILDALKNRPELEPGRVLIDHCEEHTFPLVKDAGYWAGLTLYPTSKLNPKRAADILEMYGTDRVWANSAADWGDSDPLALTALACELYGRGFSRPEVDRLLLSNPEAFMSQSPKFRKVSARLG
- a CDS encoding N-acetylmuramoyl-L-alanine amidase, which encodes MKIALSIGHSPKDGGAETYDKKYSEYSFWKHHLPLLQEELQQMGHQAPIVNRFDAGGTTPGHAAAACNSTGADLAIEFHFNSADSPAATGTETLYWESSPKGKLAAALVNDAMVKVLELKNRGLKPVNRHSARAVSYFAKTRMPAVLVEPAFAASNPQDNERLQNRVREFCVEVARAINEWKP
- a CDS encoding PEP-CTERM sorting domain-containing protein translates to MKKTLSILMLTAGLSVAASAATTLLDQSIVGYSDFDSRIADFGTQRDSVTITTSGDNLLLSGPDVKFSTPVSGSGTRNNMTVSMVLDLSKLNTPESYTALFNAKGGSTSWGVGLNSNRTLQGLWNNGAYSGGPTTTTLGTEGTLTISVVTGESGTRIYLGDESAYYTAGALKFGNVDITQLLINAGMADAIEQLYVHDSALSQEQIGQLMAEIASVPEPATASLSLLGLAALMMRRRRA
- a CDS encoding formylglycine-generating enzyme family protein → MRGIFLVSCLLGGGALLTGCRDDGGPRPATEDAARITGARQWGESRSALQKRELERAAGPALPIPDDLPSPELVGTTRQIHQLIESTGTPARFESYTEAVPAAGASLRMIAIPGGSFLMGSPEDEPHRKPDEGPQHEVSISPFWISEMEIPWELYTAFMENGRPRAKDGQLLEEQPDDELWDAVTQPTAPYTAMNLGMGHGYEHGIPAISMSHHAASKFCEWLSAQTGHYYRLPTEAEWEYAARAGNSGAYCYGSGEDRLDRYAWYWDNSNDRYQRTGTREPNAWGLRDMHGNVAEWVLDSYVPDAYGKRAGSSVKDPLVIRPGTPHIVRGGSWEDDPDRLRSAARRASTPAWNRQDPQNPKSIWYLTDGGMIGFRVVRPLHIPDVITMHRLWNFSKGEP